In Nilaparvata lugens isolate BPH chromosome 5, ASM1435652v1, whole genome shotgun sequence, the following proteins share a genomic window:
- the LOC111059500 gene encoding matrix-remodeling-associated protein 7-like isoform X2 gives MKDKDSNIEVRKEIFSQLKAVRQPIVQQISSGLTEDQLKEEREAEAQQLAEIFQLLQNQEDKFNVSSMEELEDQMKLYRP, from the exons ATGAAAGATAAAGATAGCAACATTGAAGTGCGCAAGGAAATATTTAGCCAACTTAAAGCAGTCAGACAGCCAATAGTACAACAAATATCATCAGGACTGACTGAAGATCAATTGAAGGAGGAAAGAGA GGCTGAAGCTCAACAGCTGgcagaaatatttcaattactACAAAATCAAGAAGACAAATTTAATGTCAGTTCCATGGAAGAGCTTGAAGATCAGATGAAACTCTATCGTCCTTGA
- the LOC111059500 gene encoding uncharacterized protein LOC111059500 isoform X1, with product MDTPGKEIKFPSFKFVDGKGGSQYLIVNGFKFREIRQLRLSGLFSFRCTVCSSSLKMDPTKTQIVELKENHNHSVHQNVATPNKIPLDMNSTLDTNDSLIEIDGSTVRDENSLAVDPPTEIINSGNCNVDTEELSDVNRTDKVLRNNSNELKQLMEFKITATELLAKMKITIEVLEADNKVIRNENLVLQSKLNEYVNFYSPGHVEHENMDLANDSSSFIHVNSFQALDESADTHLIETKNLKSPNNRNSNKYSRAQNRIKKQTRIPENNSITMKKIDHKITKSKKLTNKKRLLIMADSHGRDLGWDLNNDLGEYGYEVSVIARPGANFNTVTRDIANFTKDFDFNDRVVVLAGANDVINSTNQPTEVDLQPIVEISKYTKVSISTVPYRYDKPLMNVNVKKLNSWLSEQISNADCLDLLDLAHFEIDDYTRHGLHLNKG from the exons ATGGATACCCCCGGCAAAGAAATTAAATTTCCCTCTTTCAAATTTGTCGACGGGAAAGGTGGTAGTCAGTACTTGATAGTGAATGGTTttaaatttagagaaataagACAACTGAGATTGAGTGGATTGTTTTCCTTTCGATGCACTGTTTGTTCAAGCTCTCTCAAGATGGATCCAACCAAAACACAGATAGTGGAGTTGAAGGAGAATCATAATCACTCTGTTCATCAGAATGTCGCAACTCCCAACAAAATCCCCTTAGATATGAATTCCACACTTGATACAAATGATAGTTTAATTGAAATAGACGGTTCTACTGTAAGGGATGAGAATAGTTTAGCAGTAGACCCACCCACTGAGATCATTAATAGTGGTAATTGCAATGTAGACACCGAGGAGCTGAGTGATGTGAATAGGACTGATAAGGTTTTAAGGAATAACTCTAATGAATTGAAACAATTAATGGAATTCAAAATTACGGCTACCGAGTTGCTAGCTAAGATGAAAATCACTATTGAGGTATTAGAGGCTGACAATAAGGTCATTAGAAACGAAAATCTAGTTTTACAATCTAAATTGAATGAGTATGTAAATTTCTATTCTCCTGGTCATGTTGAACATGAGAATATGGATCTGGCTAACGATAGTAGTAGTTTTATTCATGTAAATTCTTTTCAAGCGCTTGATGAATCAGCTGACACTCACTTGATCGAAACTAAAAACCTCAAGTCACCAAATAATCGAAATTCTAATAAGTACTCTCGTGcccaaaatagaataaaaaaacaaactaGAATTCctgaaaataattcaatcacAATGAAGAAGATTGACCACAAAATTACAAAATCGAAGAAATTGACAAATAAAAAAAGACTGTTGATAATGGCTGATAGTCATGGTAGGGATCTTGGTTGGGATCTGAATAATGACTTAGGTGAATATGGTTATGAGGTGTCTGTGATCGCAAGACCGGGTGCTAATTTCAATACAGTGACACGTGATATTGCTAACTTCACGAAAGATTTTGATTTCAATGACAGGGTGGTTGTACTTGCTGGAGCCAATGATGTAATTAATAGTACTAATCAACCGACTGAAGTTGACTTGCAGCCTATTGTAGAAATCTCGAAATATACAAAGGTGTCTATATCAACAGTGCCTTATAGATACGATAAGCCTCTTATGAACGTTAATGTGAAGAAATTGAACTCATGGCTATCTGAACAGATTTCTAATGCTGACTGTTTGGATCTATTGGACCTTGCGCACTTCGAAATAGATGATTACACACGACATGGCCTTCATTTGAATAAG GGCTGA